The DNA region ACTTCGCTTCGCTTCACGTCATTTTACATCGTCCATAATTgcaatttcgatgacttttcCTTACAGCTTCAAGTTCgaacatgtgaaaataaatttttttttctttgtattctGTCAAGAAAAATACACAACACGAAACGATTGTTGATTCGTGGTATCGAGATATTTTGTTACGTTATTGTTTACATTGTTATTAGTATTGTTGTTGTGTCTGACGCAAGTTGGTTTCTCCCTCCTTTTATAGTAACTAGGGGTATAATATACTTCAGTACATATGTAGATACGAGCTTGACACTTCCTTTCACATGCTGAGTGTCCTCAAAAGCATGAGATCACAAGgaataagaaatatatatatatatatcaaatacCCGTAATAATACCAAAATCAAAGTTGTGAGGTAGTCGTTCGCGGGCTACACCGATGTATCGTTATTAGCAATTTTCACATAATCCAACGAAATACagtgcgaaaatttttttcaaatgaggaaaatgacttttttttaaacagaataaataaacatttttttgataacTTGATCATACTTATGACTAAAGTCAATATTCACTAtgctaaaattataattaacgagTATAAATAGTTGCGATTAGTTCAGTCGGCAAGTTAGATATTACATGTCCTATACCTTTAAACTATAAATGATTGGATATAGGATATATCAATCGCATTTACTATATCAAAGCAAGACGACATAATTCCTTGACAATTAACATGTAACTTTCCAcgcgtgagaaaaaaattagaaaaaaaaaaactactggCTTAAATACCAATCGTGACTCATATGGTTCTTTTATTGATCCAACTAAAATAAACATAATTCGAATGAACGAAATGTATTGATTTGGTGCAGCATATTTACTACATCCCAACAACGCCACAATCGAAAAgcgtatattatacctacgttgACTGAACTCTGCACATCGTGAAAAGAATGCAACGGTATAGTTCTACAGTTATCGACCGAGTCATGTAATTCATACTTTCCGCTAAATTAACAAAACTATATAGctaaaattgatttgaattttgctAAACGTTgattccatattttttcttcaaggaTTCCAACTAAATTTCGCATCATTCAAACGCCGAATGATTGAGTCACCTAATTAGTTACTGCATTCGCTGCTTTATCGTATTTCGctaattcaacaaatttttttgcttcgttcaaaaatttttccccatGAACATTGATTATGGAGTTTACATCTTATAGACGCTGAAAAAGACTTCTCGTCTCAATGTTATGCTTCTGATAATTGAGATCGATAAGCGTTTCATTCAATTCAGGATTTGTCATCACCGCGCTGCAGCGTGAGGATCATGCACGTGACCTAATCGACTAATGGATTCTGATCGAATGATTCAGGTGTCTCAGTTTATTCACTTATCAATCGGCTCAAGCCCGCGATCACGATAACAAAACGTATCAGTATTttagatgttttttttaaacttatggCAGTCGCAACGCCACGCTAACTGCACAGTATATTATGCGGTTtactgatttaaaaaatgcgaCAAGAAATTAGCAGCACAAATGCgacaaaatgaaagaaagcaAACGAAACCTGCGTGAGAATgtgaaagaataatttatattgcaCTGAGTTCAAagttgcgaattttttttaattgaccaCAGCAGATCCAAGACGCAATATTTTTCGTCTCTTTAACACCGCAAGCTGAAgtcaagattaaaaaattcattaattttaaattaatgaaaaatttgtgcaatttttcgaaataaaaaaaagtatgctacaaagggtgaaaattataatacagCCACTTactaatattgaaattttatttaactatATCGATTTCCAATATAATGTTGGGAATAAATCAGGTATCCGCGAGTTCGAAAAAACCTGCGATATTGTGCATTAACGCGAAACGAGTacattcagaaaaaatttagcTTCAGTTTCACGACTGACAAGAATATATTGCGAAAGTTTGAATCATGATAGAAAGTTCTTGCACCAGGCATTCTTAAAATGTTTATACAACTAAATCCCGTTACAGATTTGATGGGACTACTTTTCGGCCAATGGGCTGTGTTGATTTTTACCGGGGCCCACGCAAGTATTCCGTAAATCAACCGCCGTGATGATAAAGAACCTTATTTCAGTTCAAAGCCCGTGCTTCTGACATCAAAATAACCTTTATCTATCGCTTGTAATATTATCAGTCACCGAACAACTACTTCAGATTCCCAGAGCCACGAATGATCAAGGAAATAAACCCCAAAATTATAGTTATAATTTCTCCGAGCCAGGTGCTGCCCAAGATAACAAAATATCACTCGATAAAACTGAAGATTATGAAGTCGATTATGTGGTCAAATTTTcgcgaatttgagaaaatttatatttaaactcTATTATAACCAATGCGATTAAAAACAATCGATTTTCTGCACACCTTTTTTGAATTCTTCCTGAACTAAGAAAATCAACAATTTCTTCTTACCATATAAATTCAGACTATATATAACTGTAATAAAAAGCAATCTTGGTGTACTTGAATCCGACGTTATCTGTTTTGAAACACCTTGCGATATGCACAAATCGCGTTGCAGGGTCAGAGTACAGTGCTTATATATTATGTAGATATGTGGGTacccgtgtgtgtgtgtatatatatatatatatatatatatatatatgtgatgaTATATAAGCGGGTATATAGGCAGGGCAGGTAGTCTCGATTCATCAGGTTagcacaatttatttatttttacgtaaACAGTTTACCGCACCGACATTGAATTACTCATTGTAAAGGCTGGAACAATGTGTCGTCGGTCGCTTGGTCGGTGGCCTTCGGAAGGCAGGTAAAGTGATAATCAGATGTCGCggtgtatttattatacaccaTCTATGCTGAACGGACAGACGAGCCGCGGAGACTCCGACAGTTCGCGAATCAACGATTCGcgttttttactattttgttttcattttgccCGCTGACAAGGAGTATATAATGGTCTCGATAAAGCCTCTACATCATGGATTCTACTCAAACTTCTAGTCATATCCTTGTTCTAAAATACGCAGCCTGTGATTTGAAGTTTCGTCAAATAGCTCCATCTTCATTTCTGTTACAATTATAACTTCAGATCAATTGTTATGTGTTGTTGccttaaatattaattttcttcgtgCTCTCAGCTTCTCATAAAGTTTCAGAGCGATAGTATTCCACCATAGATCGAGTGTAaacgtatatattatttcaGAATCATAGTGaagttattttaaattttctacgacctgattcattgaattttgaaagtagATGGCTACATCTTTTAGGCCAAAGAAACACCCTTAGATGTTTCAATGGAATCCATGACCTGGAAGTGTGATACTCTTCTTATAAATTGAAGTTTGTGATGTTAACCAAACGaaacaaaactgaaattaGAATATTTAATAACATTAAGATTAACTTGTAAGAGTTACGGCATTAAAAAAGATTCACTTTGGTTTATTCAGGACCTTTTTTACGGTTTACTGCAGATAACAGAATTCAAAAGTTCGTTACAATAACGattgtcaattattttcccTTAAATTTGTTCACGTTGCACATGGCTCCGttgtttctttcaattacaGATTCGAATTGAAATGCTAGCAGACAATTATTCTAaagacaatttttcatcattattttcatagtATGACGGTTGTCATTGTGATCAAGGGCTGCAAGATCGCTCTGAAGTTGCCCGAACTGTTAAAAAGTTTCGAACTATTCAAAATACGAATCGTTTCGCTATTGTTTCGATAAATCCGGACGGCATGAACCAGACGAATGGACTAGAATTGCCTACTACAGAGAGCTCTGTACGTTGAAGATTACCAAAAAAAGGACAAAGCCAGGCGACTGACAGAAAGTAGGCCTGACATCCGCAGACTCATGGATGAATATTATACTCGAAAGGTTTACAACCCGATATCGCGTGcgtaaattacaattttaaccAGCCACACGCGTCAGATCGGTAAGTGTCTTGTctgtctttcttttctttccttttcttttctgagGTCGACGTAAAGGTATAGGGGAAAGCGGTAGCGATTAGCGAATGTGGTCGTGGCTATTTGCAGTTATTTGTAATCACAAGTGAGCGAAGTTCGAAGCGCCGATGTAGATAATGCTAGGTTCAAGTTGTGTTTGCATGAAATAAATACGGTAGGTGGGAATTACGAGACCTGGATTTCTCGCTCTACACTACAGATCGAATGTTCAGTTCAGAACTTGGCCAGGCTATGtagaaaacaataattgaCAATCTTCTGGCGATGCCAGTTTCCTCGGTTTAGGATGCGAAATCAATGATATACTTCTCGGAAAGTATCTACGGCGCTGGCGAAGAACcgtcgccgccgccgccgcgcgcTGCCCGATTGTGCAGCGAACCAGTATTTCATTCAGCAGGTTAACGTGGATTTTATTAGATTTTTAACAACAATGAGCCGCGGATTAACCAACGCTTCAATCGCAAAATCTGTGGCCGAACGTCGATGTAAATTGTGTTGTATCTTTTGTACCAACCTCGGCGATTGAACGGGCGAACCCGAACGGCGACCTTTATTTTATCCGTAGAAGACATGTTTTAGCAGCACCTTTTTTTACAGGGCACGGAATACCGGGACGAACGGGTTGGATTCTATTTACACTTGTTAAATGTTCACCGCACTCTCGACGATCCACTACATCATTATCAACCCATTTCGCGACTCTCTCTGCATCTTTACCATTCTTTCACTTAGACACCTCACCGTCCCTACGTCGACGACACATCTCGCCATATTGCTTTGCTTGCCACCCTTGGAGTTTCGCTTTTCGTCGGCCGTGGCTCTGTCTGTTCAATCCCCCACCTCAGCCGCTGGCAGCCAATATACGTCACGCAATACGAAATCAACGTTCTGTGGAGATTGTAGATCAGGATGGGTCATTTATGCTTCGATGGTATATAAAcatcctacctttaccgaccgagtctTTTCCTACTCCATGATCGGCTTATCTAAATATTTTAAGATCAAATCCGTAGCCAGCCGTAGCTGACATTTTTTTGGCCATTCTAGAAGCATCATGCcgtaaaataatattgtacaagacctctattttttcataatatttacacCAGGAAAAGTGAACTCTGAATGAGTAAATTTGAATAGCAGTTCACTTCCCCATTCTCTTTGGTTCATTCTTTAATTGCGGAACTTTTGGGATTCTTATCAAAGATTATAATGTGTCGCAGAATTATTTGGAACCGATATTTCCATGGTGGATAAATATTTCCAagtttttcgacaaaattctCAAAGATTTGAACAGCGCTAGACAAGTTTCAGAAACTCTGATTATATCTTATTACACTTAGTATTACGTTTGCGCAATTCAAACACTAGCAGAGTTTCGAAATAATGGCATACGAGTTTCACCAAGATTTCAGGACAATAGGGAATTTCTCAATACTTCAGATCCTGTTCTAACTTATGTCTTGAAATTTGGCTACCAAACTTTTGAAATCTCCTCAGCATCTGTCTGCGTAGTTGTCAAATGATTCTCGAGAAATgttcacagaaaattcattttcaacttcaattttttgatcggAACTCTGAAACATCTGAAAAGTGTTCGAAGTACTAGAAAGTActcaaaagaaaatttcaatcatttgtgtaaatttcttgaaaatttttaggtgGATGCTCAATAATAgtggcaaatattttttcaccaattttactatacaaaaaatatactaCTGAACGTCTGATTGTAAATGTGAATGGTGTTCACTTCATAGTTGAGTAGCTTTCAGTATTCTAGAATAGTAAGAGGCAAAATAATGTGAATTACAACTCAGGCATAATTCACGCTAGAAAAAGTAAGTTAAATTGGCGGCAAGTAAAAACAATTCCTTACCATGCTGCCTTACCCACTGTAAGTAACGTAAGGTCTGCCGGATAATTCACTCCAAATGACTCCAAACAAGACCGCGCTCGAAccactgaaaaatttattagcgGGAAACGAAAATGTTTCGAGGTTAGGAACACAAATGACAGAAAGTATAACAAACGcaaataaaattggaaaacagTAAAGTATAAGTATAGAAAAAGACGTCTTTTGGTGTGACAAGGCAAAGTTTGAAATCTTGTTTGTTCCAGTGaaacgattaaaaattaacgattATTCAGTCAAACCAAACTGGCTAACAATACTTGGCAAATCTTGATATTCGAATATTTGGGTACctaagaaaaatcaaataatgatTGTGAAACTGGGCAAGTTGATAAGCTGCAGTTCGGAACATCCGTCATTTCCCGCAAGGAATTTGTGCGAACATTCCTTGGGCGGCATCGGGTCTTTGACCTGGCTCTGCGAAGAGCCAGGAGTCAAGGAGGCAGAAGCAATATTTGAGCTGGCAGAGCCGTCACAGATAACAGGAATCGACATAGGAAACTCACGGTGCTGTTCGGTGAAGATCGCTGGGGCAAGTAGCGATGCTCCAGAGGAGTGGGTGACAATTGTGAGCCACATTTTCATGTCTTTCAACGATGCAGACCACGGTCTTTTCAAAGACCAGGTACAGCTGTTTACAAAAAAGGAAATCAATGCAGAGGTTCTCAATAAAGTTTTCAATAGGGTGAAGGTGACTTGCTCTCAACCAGCAAACCCCAGAGTTCTCTTCGGTCTCTCGTTCCTGATTCTCCGCACCGATGACAAGTTAGACTCAGGAAACCTTGACGCTTTTGGCAGGTTCAAAGTCAAGGAGGATAAAGGTGACAACAGTTTGGACAAATTCAAGGAAAAGTACCTTCAGCTAATGAAACCTAAGCCCAATAGTTTCAAGGTGGAACTCGCCAAGCAGATCGAGAGCAATCGCGCTGTCACTGTCAATGAAAAAAGAGACGAAACTCCAAGCCGTAAAAGACCCTCTTTCAAATTAACAACTCCACCAAAAGCCACAaacaatgaaaagaaattgaccGAGGCAGACAGCAAACATCGGATTAAGAAACGGAGACTGTCGGACAAAGACCAAAAACCTTTAGAAAgttgttcaaaaaataattccacagATGTTTTGTCAGAGACACAAACAACAATGTCAGAAAGAACAAATAAAGGCAGACCGAGGTGTTCATTGTGCTTGGGTAATGAGGAGAACGTCTTGTGCAAGACATGTAATTTGTTAATGCCTGATAAAGACCAAGCAAATGAAACTTCTAGGCGAAAACCGGCCAAACCGAAAAAACCAGTCAAGAATTTTAGTGCTTTGTTCGAAAATGTCACCTTTTCTCTCAGTGGATATCAAAATCCGAAACGGGACGAAATAAGGCGAAAAGCGATAGCCATGGGAGCCAAATACGTCGTTAATCCTAATGGGCGAAATCACAATTGTACGCACTTGGTTTGTGCTTTTAAGAATACACCAAAGTATAATCAGCTGAAGGGAAGTGTTAAAATCATTGATAAGCAGTGGGTGGAGGATTGCTACGAGAAGAAAACAAGGTAGAGCAATAGTTGGATGCTTGATAAAGCAACGTAAACATTCTtcagagaataaataaaagatattGCTACTTTTCTCAGATTTCCATGGAGACGATATGCTCTAGACAAGGAGGAAAAAGACGTGCCAGAAAGCGAGGAAGAAGTGGAAACTGAGAAAGGATCTGCAGACCCACTTAGCATATACGATCAGGATACAGACTCCGATTATTAAAGACTGTAGCTGATATAACTGAGAAAACATGTTTCATACATTGTATTTATAAATCTGTATATTAGTGTGTTTCGTTTGAAAGCCACATCTTTATTTACTCCCCactgaaacttgtttgttgaaaaaattgaattctctTGTATAAGGTTTTTCAGGTAGaagcgtgaaaaaattttacatctttAACCCCAATAGGTCATACCTCAATAAAATCGTATAACAGTCATATGGGGTGAAATTCACCCCAAATGTGATATTTTGCAAAACGATTCACCAAGATCGTTGactaaatatacatttttcaatcaagttCAAGATATTTAGAATTCAAAATTggagctaatttttttttaaacaatcaatGAACTCTTCAGTAAGAAATATGttccaagatttttcaaactgcaATCTCTTTCTAATTCTAAATACTATGGTTTCAAAATACCCTCCAGAAAGATCTTTCCGTTCCATTAAGGATAAGTGTGCCACActgtttaattaaaaacttgagaaaaacggtaaaactgtataaaatatcTCCAGAAATGATACGCTATTTTTTtggcaacacctgtgaaggaAACTTTGATTGGAGAAGCAccgatttaattaaattaaaatcgatCAAAATTGAGTCATTCGAAGATTTACATGCGTCAAAGAAAGCAATCGCGTgtaaaacggagaatttcaaTTGTTCGCATGCATCAACGTTTTTTTACCGGACTGTTTGGAAATGGAGCACACTCCACAgggtttgaaaatcaaaccCTCCAAGCAGGTGTTGTAAAATACAACATTCTCTAGTTTGCAAAGTTTAGATTCAGGCGTTGGAGCCCATCCGTCGTCAACCCCTTCGCAATCAAAATCATGAAACTTTTGAACACGAGTCACTTTTCGAATGGATCCAACGGAATGGCTGGGCAAATAGTAGCTGGCGATAGCGatttacatatatgtgtgtatgtctGATCGCGTACTTTATTTGTAAAGCTTCCGAATGAAATCAATATCTGTTGACGTACGGCCGTACGGAACTAACTTTCATTCATTTTGGTACCTATACCAGCAACTTGCCAAAAAGAAATCTATCGGTACCTAGATCGAATCAGAGTTGCGCTCGCCGCTATTGAATTGCGTTGATTAGCTTGGCGAGGTCTGACGCACAGAATTAGTTCGAATTTCTCGTGAAAGAAAGCTTTTCGGTAAGGTGTTTGGTGGTTGAAGAATGTAGAGAAAACACGATGCCTGAATgtatatttttccaatttcgccTTTGGTCTACTCTAAGAAATATATTGTTGACCCCCGTCTTTGATGAGTTGCGCGACGTTCGAAATGAATTCGCAACTTGGACAATTGGTTGAATAATGTAGTCAACGTTTTTGAACTTGATATTACTAGAGTACATAGTTCTGTAATGTCACGAACATTCTTGATGCATGTAATCTGAATACACGATTTTCAAACTCCTGTAAGACGCGACTAcattaaaaacgaaaagaactTCAAACTATAGAGATACGTAATGAAATAAGCTTTAGAGCTGTATAATTTGTTACATAGATTCTACCCTATCAAACGTTTAAACGAAGTGAATTAATTCAGGCAATAAAGATCCCTCCCTTCTTTATTTCAACGAATGAAAGTAATTTTCGGGTAAAAATCTCTGAATTTCTACAAGATATTGAATGGAATGGGTTCAATTAAATTATCTCAATATCTTGAATGGTAGTTTTAATGTATCAAAacaagataaatatttttataagtatTGAATCTTCCACGCCGATAACATTTTTCGTAATTTGGATCCACAAGAGGAAGTAGTTGTGCAGATCTAGTGCTTTGCTCTCGTTCCAACAATGATGAAGTGTTATGTGTCAGTGAATTATCCATGTTACTCCTGAAAGATAAAACCAGGGAATCAGTATACATCTAAAAACTTCCAGGATAATGGTAAGAACTTTTCGTCAAATTGTATTATAAGAAATTG from Diprion similis isolate iyDipSimi1 chromosome 3, iyDipSimi1.1, whole genome shotgun sequence includes:
- the LOC124404534 gene encoding DNA repair protein XRCC1, with translation MIVKLGKLISCSSEHPSFPARNLCEHSLGGIGSLTWLCEEPGVKEAEAIFELAEPSQITGIDIGNSRCCSVKIAGASSDAPEEWVTIVSHIFMSFNDADHGLFKDQVQLFTKKEINAEVLNKVFNRVKVTCSQPANPRVLFGLSFLILRTDDKLDSGNLDAFGRFKVKEDKGDNSLDKFKEKYLQLMKPKPNSFKVELAKQIESNRAVTVNEKRDETPSRKRPSFKLTTPPKATNNEKKLTEADSKHRIKKRRLSDKDQKPLESCSKNNSTDVLSETQTTMSERTNKGRPRCSLCLGNEENVLCKTCNLLMPDKDQANETSRRKPAKPKKPVKNFSALFENVTFSLSGYQNPKRDEIRRKAIAMGAKYVVNPNGRNHNCTHLVCAFKNTPKYNQLKGSVKIIDKQWVEDCYEKKTRFPWRRYALDKEEKDVPESEEEVETEKGSADPLSIYDQDTDSDY